Within Micromonospora narathiwatensis, the genomic segment CGACGTGGTCAGCACGACCTGCGCGGCGGGCGCCCCGGAGGCGGTACGGAACCGGTGCGGGAAGCTGGTCACGCCCGCCGGGTCGGCGCCCCGGAAGGCGTACGTCGAGGAGTCCGGGTCGGCGAACGCGACCAGGGGCCTGCCTCCGCCGGCGATGACGGCGAGCAGGTCGAGCTGGGCCGGGTCGGTGTCGGCGAGCTCGTCGACGTAGACGTGGGCCAGCCGGCGGCGCTCGGCGGCCAGCAGTTCCGGGTCGTCGAGCAGCATGCCGGTGGCGGCCCGGACCAGCTCGGCCGGGTCGTACGCGATCGAGCCACGGTTGCTCACGTCGCGCAGGGCGAGGACGGCGACGTACTCCCGCAGGAAACGGGCGGCGGCCGGCCAGTCGGCGCGGCCCAGTTTCTCCCCCAGCCGGGCCAGCTCGACCGGGCCGACGCCGCGCTCGGCTGCGCGCATCAGCAGGTCGCGGAGCTGCTGCGCGAACGCCCTGGTCCGCAGGGCCGGCCGCAGGTCCTCGGGCCAGCCGACCGGGTCGTCACCCGGCTCCTCGCCGACCACGTCGAGCAGCTCGCGGATGATCAGATCCTGCTCGGGCCCGGTGAGCAGCCGGGGCGACGGCTCACCCCGTTCGGCGGCGGCCCGGCGGAGCAGCCCGAAGGCGTACGCCGGGAAGGTGCGGACCAGCGGCTCGCGGACCACCCGGGCGGCTCGGGTCGCGGGGCCGCTCGCCTCGGACGGACCGCTGGCCGCCCGCCCGCTCCGGTGCGGCTGGTCGGCCCCGGCGAGCCGCGCCTCGATCCGGTGACGCAGGTCGGTGGCGCCACGCCGACCGAAGGCGAGCACCAGGATGCGCTCCGGGTCGACGCCCTCGGCCACCCGCGCGGCGACCGCCTCGATCAGCGTGCTGGTCTTGCCGGTGCCCGGACCGCCGACGACCAGCATCGGCCCGGCGGTGTGCGCGACCACCTCGGCCTGCCCGGCATCCGGCCGACGCGGCGGGTACGCGGAATCGCCCGTCGACCCCCCGGATCGCGGCTCCGCTCCGGTCGCTTCAGGACCGACCCCCTGCCCCGCCCCGCCGGTGCGGGAGACCCCCGTCGCCACCCCGGCGGACCGGCGCACCAACCGGTACGCCATCACCTCATCCCACCATGCCCGTACGACACGTGGCTCAGGTGAGGTGGGTGTCGAGGAGGTCGAGGGCGGCGGGGACGGTGTCGGCGACCAGGAGGAGATCGAGGCCGGCGGGCTTGAGGAAGCGACGGTCGGCGAGGGTGCGCAGCCAGTCCAGCAGTGGCCGGTAGAAGCCGTCCGCGTCGACCAGCACCATGGGCTTGGCGTGCAGGGCCAGGGTGGCGGTGGTCCACACCTCGAACAGCTCGTCGAGGGTGCCGAGCCCGCCGGGCAGGGTGATGAAGGCGTCCGACTTCTCGATCATCAGCGTCTTGCGGCTGGCCATCCCGTCGGTGACCAGCAGTTCGTCGGCGGCCAGGTCGGCGACCTCCAGGTCGACCAGGGTCTGCGGGATCACCCCGACGGTGTAGCCACCGGCGGACCGCGCGCCGTCCGTCACCGCGCCCATCATGCCGACGCAGCCGCCGCCGCTGACCAGGGTGTGCCCACGCCGGGCCAGCTCCGCGCCGGTCTCGGCCGCCAGGTCCAGCCAGCGCTGGCCGAGGGTACGGGACGACGCGCAAAACACGCAGATCGCGGCCACCGGTCAGCCCCGCCCCGTCGGGCGCGACCCGGGTTCGTCTCCCGCCGGCCCCTCGGGCGCGGCCTCGGCGGCGGCCCGCTGATCGGCGGCGACCCGGGCGACCGCCTCCTCGCGGATCGCCTCCTGCTCGGCGGAGAGCACCGCCTCGGCCTCCACGATGTGCCGGACCGCCTGGTCGACGTCGTCGGTGAGGCAGATCAGCTCCAGGTCGGACGGGCCGATCTTGCCCTCGGCCGCCATGGTGTCCCGCAGCCAGTCGATCAGGCCCCGCCAGTAGTCGACGCCCATCAGCACCACCGGGAAGCGGGTGACCTTGCCGGTCTGCACCAGGGTCAGCGCCTCGAACAGCTCGTCCATGGTGCCGAAGCCACCGGGCAGCACGACGAACGCCTGCGCGTACTTGACGAACATGGTCTTGCGGGCGAAGAAGTATCGGAAGTCGATGGCCAGGTCGACCCAGTCGTTGAGGCCCTGTTCGAACGGCAGCTCGATGCCGAGCCCGACGGAGAGCCCGCCCGCCTCGCCGGCGCCCCGGTTGGCCGCCTCCATCACCCCCGGGCCGCCGCCGGTGATCACCGCGTACCCGGCCCGGGCCAGCGCGCCGCCCAGTTCCTCGGCCATCCGGCACTCGGGGCTCTCCGGCCTGCTGCGGGCCGAGCCGAAGACGCTGACCGCCGGCGGCAGGTCGGCCAGGGTGTCGAAGCCCTCGACGAACTCCGACAGGATGCGCAGCGCCCGCCAGGCGTCCTTGGTCTTCCAGTCGCCCCGGCCCCGGGAGTCCAGCAGCCGCTGGTCGGCGGTGCTGGTCGGGATGGCCCGGTTGCGCAGTGTGACGGCACCCCGGTGCCGCTCACCGCGCGGGCCGCGGCCGGGCTGCCGCCCGCTGCTGTGGCTCATGGGGCCACCGTAGTGGAGCCACGCCGGTCGGGTGCGGAGGCCGGCGAGCCGGAGAAATTCTTGGCGATCTTGGGCAACTAATTCGGTCGCCCGTACGTCTTACTATTCACATACGGGGTATGCCCCGGCGCGAGCTTTCGGGGGAGGAGCCAGCGTTGATCAGCAACACCGAGATGATCCGGATCCGCCGGCAGATGCAGCGGCGGATCCGCGACGTGGTGGCCGAGCGCCGCCGTGCCCGCATGATGGAAGCCCACCACACCGACCTCACCGGCGAGTCCGCCGAGCCGGACACCTCGCTGACCACGACCGTCTGAACCCAGTCGGTCCGACCTCGGGGGGTCCGCGTCACCGACGCGGGCCCCCCGGTCGCGTATCCGGGCTCAGGCGGGGGCCAGCCAGCGGTGCAGGGTGGCCGCGCCGTCACGGATCTTGGTCAGCTCGACGTGCTCGTCCGGATGGTGGGCCAGGTTCGGGTCGCCCGGGCCGAAGTTCAGCGCCGGAATGCCCAGGGCCGCGAACCGGGCCACGTCGGTCCAGCCCAGCTTGCCGATCGGGGCCGCGCCCACCGCGGCCAGGAACTCCCGCGCCGGCGCGGCCGTCAACCCGGGCAGCGCGCCGGCCGCCAGGTCGGTCACGGCCAACTCGAAGCCGGCGAAGACCTCCCGCAGGTGCGCCTCGGCCTGCTCCGGCGTACGGTCCGGGGCGAACCGGTAGTTGACCTCGATCTCGCACCGGTCCGGCACCACGTTGCCGGCGACCCCGCCGTGGATGCGGACCGCGTTCATGCCTTCCCGGTAGTCGCAGCCGTCGATGGTGACCCGCCGCGCCTCGTACGCCGTCAGCCGCCGCAGCACCTCCCCGGCCGCGTGGATGGCGTTCACACCACGCCAGGAGCGCGCCGAGTGGGCCCGTACGCCGGTGGTCGACACGATCGCCCGCATGGTGCCCTGGCAGCCGGCCTCGACGATCCCGTAGGTCGGTTCCAGCAGCACGGCGAAGTCGGCCTGGAGCCACTCCGGGTGGGCCTCGGAGACGAGCGTCAGGCCGTTGTACTGCGACTCGATCTCCTCGGCCTCGTAGAAGAAGTACGTGACGTCGTAGCGCGGGTCAGGCAGGGTCACCGCCAGGTGCAGCGCGAAGGCCACCCCGGATTTCATGTCGGAGGTGCCGCAGCCGTACATCAGGTCGCCGCGCATGGTCGACGGGAAGTTGTTGTTGAGCGGGACGGTGTCCAGGTGGCCGGCGAGCACCACCCGCTGCGACCGGCCGAGGTCGGTGCGGGCCATCACCGTGTTCCCGTGCCGGTACGTGGTCAGGTGCGGTACGCCCCGCAGCACCTCCTCGACACAGTCGGCGATCGCCTTCTCGTTGCGGGAGACGGACTCTATGTCGACCAGGGCGCGGGTGAGCGCCACCGGATCAGCCAGGACCTCGGGGGTCAGCGGGTTCTGCATGCCTCGCACGGTACCGTCAGCACTGGTGAGCGCGCGGAGTGAGCTTGCGAGCCCGGCGGCGGGCGCGCGGAGCGAGCTCGCTGGCCCCGCGGTCGCGAGCAGCAGCCGGCGTAGTCGCGAACGAGAGGTAGAGCTGTGACGTCCGATTCGGCCTGGGGCATCGGTCTGGCCACGACCACCGCTGACGACCTGGTGCTCGACACCTGGTACCCGACCGGCAAGCTCGGGCTCGGCGAGCTGCCGCTCGTCCCCGGAGAGGACCAGGCCGACGTACTCGACCTGCCGCCCGGCGCGGTCGGCGGACGGGCGCTGCCCGGCCTGCGTACGGTCCAGGTGGTCACCGTGATCGGCTCGCTGGACGACCCGATCAAGGACGCCGCCGACGCGTACCTCCGGTTGCACCTGCTCTCCCACCGCCTGGTCCGGCCCAACCAGCTCAACCTCGACGGCATCTTCGGCAAGCTGGCCAACGTGGCCTGGACCTCGGCCGGGCCGTGCCCGCCGGAGCGGGTGGACGAGCTGCGCGTCATCGAGCGCGCCGCCGGCCGCCACCTCGCCGTCCACGGGGTGGACAAGTTCCCCCGGATGACCGACTACGTGATCCCCTCCGGCGTACGGATCGCCGACGCGGACCGGGTCCGGCTCGGCGCCCATCTGGCCTCCGGCACCACCGTGATGCACGAGGGCTTCGTCAACTTCAACGCCGGCACGCTGGGCACCTCAATGGTCGAGGGCCGGATCGTGCAGGGCGTGGTGGTCGGCGACGGCTCCGACATCGGCGGCGGCGCCTCGATCATGGGCACCCTCTCCGGCGGCGGCACCGAGCGGGTCCGCATCGGCGAGCGGAGCCTGATCGGCGCGAACGCCGGCGTGGGCATCTCGCTCGGCGACGACTGCGTGGTGGAGGCCGGCTGCTACCTCACCGCCGCCTCGAAGATCACCCTGCCGGACGGCCGGGTGGTCAAGGCCCGCGAGCTCTCCGGCGTGAACGGGCTGCTCTTCTGGCGCAACTCGGTCACCGGTGCGCTGGAGGCGAAGCCGCGGACCGGCCGGGGCATCGAGCTGAACGCGGCCCTGCACGCCAACGACTGACCGGACCGGCCGGTAACCGGGCGGCACGAGCGACCGGACCCGGGCTGGGGTGGACGCCCCGGCCGGGTCCGCCGCCGATCCGGCACCCGTCGCGGTGCGGACGGGGCATGATCTGCCGGTGACCATCATGAGGGAACGCATGCTCGCCGGCGAGTTGTACATCGCCGACGACCCCGAGATCATCGCCGATCTGGAGCGGGCGGCCCGGCTCACCGAACGCTTCAACACCAGCTCCGCCGACGACCCGCAGGGCCGGCTCGCCGCGCTACGCGAGCTGCTCGGCTCGCTCGGCGAGGACGCCTGGGTACGGCCGCCGTTCCACTGCGACTACGGCTGGCAGACCCACATCGGGCCGCGCAGCTTCGTCAACTTCAACGCGGTCTTCCTCGACGTCGCCCGGATCACCATCGGCGCCGACGTCCAGATCGGACCGAACGTGCAGCTCCTCACGGCCACCCATCCGATCGAGCCGGCGGCCCGGCGGGACAAGTGGGAGGCGGCCAAACCGATCACCATCGGCGACAACGTCTGGCTCGGCGGCGGTGCCGTCGTGCTGGCCGGCGTCACCGTCGGCGAGAACACCGTGGTCGGCGCGGGCGCCGTGGTGACAAAGGACCTGCCGCCCAATGTGGTGGCCGTGGGCAATCCCGCTCGACCGGTACGCACCCTGGAAGAGGCCACCTGACCTGCAAAAACAGGCATCGTCGGTGGGGTGCGGATCCGCGTCGGACGATGCACTCTGGGTAGTGCCGGCTCACCCAGGGAGCGTCGATGGTGGAACGGGTGCTCGAACTGCGGGTGCACGGGGTGTCGAACACCCCGCCCGACCAACTCCTCGGCCTGCGCCCCGCCCCGGGCGGCGACGGGCCAACGCCCCGGCTCGTCGCCGGCGGTGCGGTCACCGGCTTCTACCGCTCCACCGCCGCCGGTCCCGACGACCCGATCACGGTCGAGGCGTACAGCTGGGGGCAGCTGACCTCGGGCGCGCGTACCGCCCGGGACGTCGAGCGCGCGTTGTGGACGCTGCTGCTCCCCTTCACCCTGGCCAACGTGGCGCTCTACGCCCGCACCGGCATCCCGTCCGACCCGGGCGAGGAACGCTGGAGCAGCCGCTCCGGCATCGCGGCCTGGCTCGTCCGGCTGTTCGCCCTGAGCCTCACCGGCACCCTGGTGATCACGGTGACCGGGGTCGGCGTGGACCTGATCGGCTGGCAGTGCGTCGGCCAGGACTGCCTTGACCACCTGCCCGGCCCGTGGGACTTCCTCGCCAACGACTGGTGGCGGCAGGACACCCGGGCGCTCGCCGTCGGCCTGCTGCTGCCACTGCTCACGCTCGTGGTGCTCGGCGCGGTCGCGTGGCGTACCTACCAGTACGAGGCGGAGATGCCCGCCGACCCCCACCTCCCGTCGTCGCCCCAGGGCCCGGACCCGGCGGTCGAGCCCGTGACGGAGCAGCCTGAGCCGCCGGAGAACCCGCTCCAGGATCCGACCTTCTGGTGCGGCGAGGGCCAGTTGCGCCGCAGCGGCGTCCTGCACCTCTGCGTCGGGGCGGTGGTCGCCGCGGCGGTGCCGGTCGCCGCGGTGATCATCATGGACCCGCCCCGGGGCTTCCGGGCCTTCGTCGCCTGGCCGACCGTCGTCGTGCTCGCGGCGGTCGTGGCGATCGCCGTGGTCGCGCTGGGCCGGCCCTGGCTCACCCGGCGGCAGGGGCACACCCCGCTCGGTCACTGGAGCACGACCGTCGCGCTGCTCACCGGGCTGGGGCTGCTCGGCACCTTCATGCTCCTGCTGCTCCCCGACGGGCCCGCCGGACGGCCACTGTCCGAATTCCGGCCGCCGACCGGCTGCGTCCGCGACCCGGGGCTCGTCGGCTGCCAGGCCGACCGGTCGCTGCCCGGGTACGACACGATGGTCGCCTGGCTCGCCACGTACCAGGCGCTGCTGCTGGTGGCGATCGGCGCGGTGACCCGTACCGGGCGGCGGGCGCTGGCCGCTCCGGTGGCCGGGGGCGTACTGCTGCCGCTCGGGCTGGTGTGGATCGAGCGGGGGCTGCCCGGCCTGCCGCCGGCACCTGACGGGGTACGGCCCTGGATGCTCGCCGTGCCGGCCATCGCCGTCGCGGCGACCGGGCTGCTGCTGCCACGTACCCGGCCTGCGGCCGAGCGGCCGGACGCGGACGGCGGCCTCGCCTGGGGCGGGCGGGGCCCGGCGGTCGTCGCCGGCTTCGGCTGGATGATGGCGGTCGCCTACTGCGCCGGCCTGCTCCACTGGGTCAGCGGCCTGCTCGACAGCCGGGCCGGGCCGGCCGGGCCCACCCGGGTGACACCCCCGCCAGCGGTGTCGTGGGCCGGGCTGGCCTGCGTGATCGGCCTGCTCGCGCTCGCCGGCGTGCTGATCCGGGCCGGCCTCGTCCTCCGCTCCCTGCGCCGGGCCGAGTACGCCGCCCTCACCGCGGCGGGCGCCGGCCTCTCCGCGCACGACCTGCGCCGCGCCCACGACGTCAGCACCTTCCGGGCACTGCACCGGCTCGTCGGCGAACACGCGATCCGGCTGGTCGGCTGCTACGCCGCGGGCTCGGCGGTGCTGGTGGCCTGCTGCTGCGCGGCGGCCCTCGCCGGCAGTCGCCCCGGCCCGCGGTCCCCGTCCGGCTGGGAGGTGCTCGTCGGCTGGACCGCCGACCTCGGGGACCGGGTGCTGGGCTGGCTTCCCCTGGTGGTCGCCGTGCTCGGCCTGCTGGTCTACCGCAGCGACGCGGTACGCCGCACGGTCGGCGTCATCTGGGACATCGGCACGTTCTGGCCACGCGCCGCGCACCCGCTCGCCCCGCCCAGCTACGCCGAACGCGCCGTGCCGGAACTCCAGACCCGGGTCGCCGGCCTGCTCGCGCTCACCCAGCACGATCCCCGCCGGATGGACGGGGTGATCCTCTCCGGACACAGCCAGGGCACCGTCATCTGCGCCGCCACGCTGCTCCAGCTCTCCCGGCGGTGGCGGCAGCGGATCTGGTTCTTCTCGTACGGCTGCCAGTTCACCCGGCTCTACGGCCGGGTCTTCCCGGCGTACTTCGGGCCGGCGCGGTTGCGGGTGCTCACCCGGGCGCTGACCCGGCCCGGCGGCGACATCAACTGGACCAACTTCTGGCGCGACACCGACCCGCTGGGCTGGCAGGTGAGCGCCGGGGAACGGGATGTGCCGGTCGCCGACCCGGAGGCCCTGCACCCCAGCGGCGGCGAGGTGGCCGATCCGCCGATCCGCAACCACAGCGGCTACCCGGACGCGATCGAGTTCCTCCGGGAACGGGCGGCGGTGGCCCGGCTGCTCCGCCGGACCGTGCCGTCACCC encodes:
- a CDS encoding LOG family protein, with product MAAICVFCASSRTLGQRWLDLAAETGAELARRGHTLVSGGGCVGMMGAVTDGARSAGGYTVGVIPQTLVDLEVADLAADELLVTDGMASRKTLMIEKSDAFITLPGGLGTLDELFEVWTTATLALHAKPMVLVDADGFYRPLLDWLRTLADRRFLKPAGLDLLLVADTVPAALDLLDTHLT
- a CDS encoding LOG family protein; translation: MSHSSGRQPGRGPRGERHRGAVTLRNRAIPTSTADQRLLDSRGRGDWKTKDAWRALRILSEFVEGFDTLADLPPAVSVFGSARSRPESPECRMAEELGGALARAGYAVITGGGPGVMEAANRGAGEAGGLSVGLGIELPFEQGLNDWVDLAIDFRYFFARKTMFVKYAQAFVVLPGGFGTMDELFEALTLVQTGKVTRFPVVLMGVDYWRGLIDWLRDTMAAEGKIGPSDLELICLTDDVDQAVRHIVEAEAVLSAEQEAIREEAVARVAADQRAAAEAAPEGPAGDEPGSRPTGRG
- the dapE gene encoding succinyl-diaminopimelate desuccinylase translates to MQNPLTPEVLADPVALTRALVDIESVSRNEKAIADCVEEVLRGVPHLTTYRHGNTVMARTDLGRSQRVVLAGHLDTVPLNNNFPSTMRGDLMYGCGTSDMKSGVAFALHLAVTLPDPRYDVTYFFYEAEEIESQYNGLTLVSEAHPEWLQADFAVLLEPTYGIVEAGCQGTMRAIVSTTGVRAHSARSWRGVNAIHAAGEVLRRLTAYEARRVTIDGCDYREGMNAVRIHGGVAGNVVPDRCEIEVNYRFAPDRTPEQAEAHLREVFAGFELAVTDLAAGALPGLTAAPAREFLAAVGAAPIGKLGWTDVARFAALGIPALNFGPGDPNLAHHPDEHVELTKIRDGAATLHRWLAPA
- the dapD gene encoding 2,3,4,5-tetrahydropyridine-2,6-dicarboxylate N-succinyltransferase — its product is MTSDSAWGIGLATTTADDLVLDTWYPTGKLGLGELPLVPGEDQADVLDLPPGAVGGRALPGLRTVQVVTVIGSLDDPIKDAADAYLRLHLLSHRLVRPNQLNLDGIFGKLANVAWTSAGPCPPERVDELRVIERAAGRHLAVHGVDKFPRMTDYVIPSGVRIADADRVRLGAHLASGTTVMHEGFVNFNAGTLGTSMVEGRIVQGVVVGDGSDIGGGASIMGTLSGGGTERVRIGERSLIGANAGVGISLGDDCVVEAGCYLTAASKITLPDGRVVKARELSGVNGLLFWRNSVTGALEAKPRTGRGIELNAALHAND
- a CDS encoding sugar O-acetyltransferase, encoding MTIMRERMLAGELYIADDPEIIADLERAARLTERFNTSSADDPQGRLAALRELLGSLGEDAWVRPPFHCDYGWQTHIGPRSFVNFNAVFLDVARITIGADVQIGPNVQLLTATHPIEPAARRDKWEAAKPITIGDNVWLGGGAVVLAGVTVGENTVVGAGAVVTKDLPPNVVAVGNPARPVRTLEEAT